A region of the Mytilus galloprovincialis chromosome 1, xbMytGall1.hap1.1, whole genome shotgun sequence genome:
aaaataataagtaattttttttgtcCAGAAAAGACTTAAGTACTTCGGACGCCTGAAATTTATTAAGTGTTGTTCCCCTTTGTTTTTCCATTTTAATCCAAAAAAAGGTTTTTGCTAATTTTGGATTTTATGCTCAAAGTAAAAGGGAAAAATCTAGGGGGATTTACATGTTCAACTATAACAATCAGGTGAGTCACATGTTCAAATTCagaatcaaaataaatcaaatttatagaaTTTATCTCTCTTGCCAATTGATGAATTTTCTTATTTGTCCAAGTAAGAGATCTAAagacttagatttttttttattaaagtaaagttgaaaaacaaatattgtcccgataaaaaaacacattcaccCTTATAAAAGATGAATGGTCGGAAAGAAACTTTGTCAATAAAAAAGCTCCAcaattcatttaatattttttctctttagTTCTGGGAAGTCATTTCAGATGAGCATGGCATAGATCCAACTGGAGAATATCATGGCGACTCTGATCTACAACTTGAGAGAATCAGTGTTTATTTCTGCGAAGCAAATGGTATGTGATATTTTCTTCATGTTGTACGTTTTTATATTGATCATATATGTATGGCTTCAAGTCATTAGCCCTAGATTTAAAACCAATCAAATGACAGATAAATGCATTATAATTAAGTGAAAAGGAGGTAGAATTGTGCTTGATAACTTTAAATAAGAAACTTTCCATTCACAACAACAATATTCATCTTGGACTAATACATTAATATATGATCTATCAATTAGAAtctatctatattatatatatacaatatattttctaaacaataatggcaataagaaaaaatcaaaacgagGGAAAAAACATAAGATGAAATGGTAAAAACATAGTAGAAGAATACACAAGAGGCGGATTTAGGAGGCCAGGGtgcccggccccccctttttgtgggaaaaatttgtttgatataaaGGGATTCACTGAaccatgactggagcgggcccctttttaacagtcagtgggccccccttatgaaaatttctggaccCGCCACTGTACACCTTATctggataagttctaaaattacacaatttTTCAAACCAGGGGCCATAAATTTTTTGTAGAGACATGTTTGAGCCATCGTCAACACATCAAACAAAGCATTTTCAATggctttaatttgtcttttaacaATAATGAATTGATTGAGTCTCTAaaactatcaaaattttaaattgtccACCTTCCAAAGTTTTCCCTCCCTTAGCTCAATGCTTATGACCTTTGTTGTTCTGCTTTGCCTCAATATGAAGTTGTCCAAGTAACTGTTTTTTCCCCggattggactaaatagcgataaggtgtatagagTTACCTGTCAGACAGAGCAATATCAGATTCAAATCTGCATGGTAGATATACCTCGAATGACATCGATTCATTAGTAGAGATTCATCAGTAGACATAATCGTACCTTGAATGTATAACAATGTTATTTTAACttgtaccagagacatataatacaatattatatgtattatatctCAGTCTGCTTGTTCCAATTTTGCTAGAGTAAAATCGAAtgaattaagttcattattttacattgttatacaTCAACTGCAGGTAAGTAAATTAGTGGAGtaagaaaatacaaaatgcaAATTCATTTAATGTACTTGAAAATTATGCTGATGTTATTGTAATAGTCccagataacaaaaaatatctgaGTCGAAATGCCACCAAGGTAAAGTCTATAAAGTTTAACATACATTTACATCTATACAATTATAGGAAACAGATATGTTCCTAGAGCAGTTCTTGTTGATTTGGAACCTGGTACCATGGATTCTGTGCGATCAGGTCCGTTTGGGCAACTATTTAGACCTGACAACTTCATATTTGGTCAGTCTGGTGCtggaaacaactgggccaaaggTCATTATACGGAAGGAGCCGAACTGGTAGAAAGTGTTGTGGATGTCGTCCGAAAAGAGTCGGAAACATGCGATTGTCTTCAAGGGTTCCAGTTGACACATTCTCTGGGTGGAGGAACAGGATCTGGCATGGGAACACTGTTGATCAATAAAATCCGGGAAGAATACCCAGACAGGATAATGATCACTTACTCCGTAATGCCATCTCcaaaggtaaaaataaatatatgtctaATGTGTTCAATTTACCTATTAAAGTACATGTTTATATGTCTTtgcctttaaataaaaaaaagagagtTTTTGAAGTCAGACCGAATTAAACTGAGACTTGCTACAATCTCAGACGAAGAACACTTACATTTCAATCTTATGTAAatccaaatttatgaaatattactCTTTATATACCGTAATTTGAAGTAAAAGTTTATACAGTCCAACACTTTATATACAAAGGGAGACAAATCAATCTGAGTTATCCAAAGTTGCGATGTTTACTTTTATACTGCTTCATTTAGATAACATTCTACATGAATAATATCTACAAGATAAGACACTTTTAAACAAGGCACATCTCTTATTACTCGAAAAGAGACTTATCAACAAttactttgaataaaataaaacatttatttattttatttgtgatttAAGGTAATAATTCAGTAAATGGAGATGCTGCTTTTTGTGATCATGTCAGATTGGAACTTGGATTAAGCATTCTTAACaaatgtcagctatctagtttgaAATATCTCCTGAATCTAGGTCTCTAGATAAAATCTCTGGAAATGGAACTATTATGTATTTCCAGCTATTGGGCATATGTCATCCAGATATGGTGGGTAAGACATGACCAGAATCCACGTTTAAACTTTCATAAGCGATacttcaattttgttttgtttttgggaCCTGAACACCTGAAGATAGTCCAAAACatcattttatgacaaatttttacaaattttgagtATTTATCAAAAAATGTACAAGAAACCGAAAATCATGATATTTTAAAGGTTTACATACGTTATGCTTTCAATTGTCCCAAAAAGTGAATAAATCTAACAGACTAACAAAAAATTAGCTTTTAACTACATAttattcaaatgacaaaaaaataaggtatgaaaaaagacaaccactgagGGATGATCCCTAACTTAAGACTGGCACGTTAATATGTTTACTGACCTTAAATTTGCATGGAAAAGAAGATCTCGGGTTCATTTCTTTCTTCCTCTGGGACCTTGTGTAAGTACATGCATGTATGAAAATTGATTagtatgttttaaaataattattgattCACCAGGTTCATAATAAATTAAAGCACttaataatttttgtaaaattatcttTTTACAAGGTTTCTGACACCGTTGTTGAGCCATACAATGCAACCTTATCTGTCCATCAGCTTGTTGAAAACACTGACGAGACTTTCTGTATCGACAATGAGGCTCTTTATGACATCTGTTTCAGAACATTGAAGTTGACCACACCCACATATGGAGATTTGAATCACATTGTTTCCGCTGCAATGTCGGGCATAACAACATGTCTTAGATTTCCTGGACAATTGAATGCAGATTTGAGGAAATTAGCCGTCAACATGGTTCCGTTTCCTCGTCTTCATTTCTTCATGCCAGGGTTCGTACCTTTAACATCACGTGGTAGTCAACAGTATCGTGCACTTTCTGTACCGGAACTGACACAACAGATGTTTGATTCCAAGAACATGATGGTGGCTTGTGATCCTCGCCATGGAAGATATTTGACTGTTGCTTGCATTTTTAGAGGGAGAATGTCAATGAAAGAGGTTGACGAGCAAATGCTAAATGTCCAGAACAAAAACAGTTCATATTTTGTAGAATGGATTCCAAATAATGTCAAAACGGCTGTTTGTGACATTCCACCAAGAGGCTTGAAAATGTCGGCTACTTTTATAGGTAACAGTACAGCAATTCAAGAAATATTCAAGCGAATCTCTGAGCAGTTTACAGCTATGTTTCGCCGTAAAGCTTTTCTTCATTGGTATACTGGTGAAGGGATGGATGAGATGGAATTTACCGAGGCGGAGTCGAATATGAACGATTTAATTTCTGAATACCAACAGTATCAGGATGCAACTTCAGAAGAACAGGACTTTGATgaggaagaggaagaagaagagggataaatgtaaaatgttaaaaaatgaactGTGCGCAACTTATTGATTAAAAAAGAAGTTAGCTTTATATGTTAAGACAGATGAGACATCTTGAATTTCATTTAATGCAGTTCGTTTTAAATATGATTCAAATATGTGTAAAGCAGGTTTAAAGAAAACGT
Encoded here:
- the LOC143082390 gene encoding tubulin beta-2 chain-like isoform X2, which codes for MDSVRSGPFGQLFRPDNFIFGQSGAGNNWAKGHYTEGAELVESVVDVVRKESETCDCLQGFQLTHSLGGGTGSGMGTLLINKIREEYPDRIMITYSVMPSPKVSDTVVEPYNATLSVHQLVENTDETFCIDNEALYDICFRTLKLTTPTYGDLNHIVSAAMSGITTCLRFPGQLNADLRKLAVNMVPFPRLHFFMPGFVPLTSRGSQQYRALSVPELTQQMFDSKNMMVACDPRHGRYLTVACIFRGRMSMKEVDEQMLNVQNKNSSYFVEWIPNNVKTAVCDIPPRGLKMSATFIGNSTAIQEIFKRISEQFTAMFRRKAFLHWYTGEGMDEMEFTEAESNMNDLISEYQQYQDATSEEQDFDEEEEEEEG
- the LOC143082390 gene encoding tubulin beta-2 chain-like isoform X1 — its product is MREIVHIQTGQCGNQIGSKFWEVISDEHGIDPTGEYHGDSDLQLERISVYFCEANGNRYVPRAVLVDLEPGTMDSVRSGPFGQLFRPDNFIFGQSGAGNNWAKGHYTEGAELVESVVDVVRKESETCDCLQGFQLTHSLGGGTGSGMGTLLINKIREEYPDRIMITYSVMPSPKVSDTVVEPYNATLSVHQLVENTDETFCIDNEALYDICFRTLKLTTPTYGDLNHIVSAAMSGITTCLRFPGQLNADLRKLAVNMVPFPRLHFFMPGFVPLTSRGSQQYRALSVPELTQQMFDSKNMMVACDPRHGRYLTVACIFRGRMSMKEVDEQMLNVQNKNSSYFVEWIPNNVKTAVCDIPPRGLKMSATFIGNSTAIQEIFKRISEQFTAMFRRKAFLHWYTGEGMDEMEFTEAESNMNDLISEYQQYQDATSEEQDFDEEEEEEEG
- the LOC143082390 gene encoding tubulin beta-2 chain-like isoform X3, with the protein product MREIVHIQTGQCGNQIGSKFWEVISDEHGIDPTGEYHGDSDLQLERISVYFCEANGNRYVPRAVLVDLEPGTMDSVRSGPFGQLFRPDNFIFGQSGAGNNWAKGHYTEGAELVESVVDVVRKESETCDCLQGFQLTHSLGGGTGSGMGTLLINKIREEYPDRIMITYSVMPSPKVIIQ